One window from the genome of Coffea eugenioides isolate CCC68of unplaced genomic scaffold, Ceug_1.0 ScVebR1_1214;HRSCAF=2032, whole genome shotgun sequence encodes:
- the LOC113755124 gene encoding transketolase, chloroplastic → MASSSSLTLSQAVLAGSIPRHGSSNPHLPSVSFPTFSGLKSAPSTTTTATSRRRSPSVPTAGRRQAQVLASAAVETLEKTDTALLEKSINTIRFLAVDAVEKANSGHPGLPMGCAPMGHILYDEVMKYNPKNPYWFNRDRFVLSAGHGCMLQYALLHLAGYDSVKEEDLKQFRQWGSKTPGHPENFETPGVEVTTGPLGQGIANAVGLALAEKHLAARYNKPDAEIVDHYTYVILGDGCQMEGVSNEVSSLAGHWGLGKLIAFYDDNHISIDGDTEIAFTESVELRFEALGWHVIWVKNGNTGYDEIRAAIKEAKAVKDKPTLIKVTTTIGYGSPNKANSYSVHGSALGAKEVEATRQNLGWPYEPFHVPEDVKKHWSRHVPVGAAYEAEWNAKFAEYEKKYPEEAAELKSLITGELPAGWEKALPAYTPESPADATRNLSQQNLNALVKVLPGLLGGSADLASSNMTLLKMYGDFQTKTPEERNVRFGVREHGMGSICNGIALHSPGLLPYCATFFVFTDYMRAAIRISALSEAGVIYVMTHDSIGLGEDGPTHQPIEHLASFRAMPNILMLRPADGNETAGSYKVAVLNRKRPSILALSRQKLPQLAGTSIEGVAKGGYIISDNSSGNKPDVILIGTGSELEIAAKAADELRKEGKAVRVVSLVSWELFDEQSAEYKESVFPAAVTARVSIEAGSTFGWEKIVGPKGKAIGIDRFGASAPAGKIYKELGITAEAVVAAAKSVS, encoded by the exons atggcttcttcttcttccctcaCTCTCTCCCAGGCCGTTCTCGCCGGCTCCATCCCTCGCCATGGCTCTTCCAACCCCCACCTCCCTTCTGTTTCCTTCCCCACATTTTCTGGCCTTAAATCCGCCCCCTCCACAACCACCACTGCTACCTCCCGCCGCCGCAGTCCCTCCGTCCCAACAGCGGGTCGACGCCAAGCCCAGGTCTTGGCCTCAGCTGCAGTAGAAACTCTGGAGAAAACCGACACGGCCCTTTTAGAAAAGTCCATCAATACCATCCGTTTCTTGGCCGTCGATGCTGTCGAGAAGGCTAATTCCGGTCACCCGGGTCTACCCATGGGTTGTGCTCCAATGGGTCATATTCTTTATGATGAGGTCATGAAGTATAATCCCAAGAATCCTTATTGGTTCAACAGGGACCGGTTTGTTCTCTCAGCCGGCCATGGATGTATGCTTCAGTATGCTTTGCTTCACCTTGCTGGATATGACTCTGTCAAG GAGGAAGATTTGAAGCAGTTCCGCCAATGGGGAAGCAAAACTCCGGGTCATCCTGAGAACTTTGAGACACCTGGTGTTGAAGTCACCACTG GTCCGCTTGGCCAAGGTATTGCAAATGCTGTTGGTTTAGCCCTTGCTGAGAAACACTTGGCTGCTCGTTACAACAAACCGGATGCCGAGATTGTTGACCACTACAC ATATGTTATCCTTGGTGATGGATGTCAAATGGAGGGGGTCTCAAATGAAGTTAGCTCCCTTGCTGGCCACTGGGGACTTGGAAAGCTGATTGCCTTCTATGATGATAACCATATTTCAATTGATGGTGATACTGAAATTGCTTTTACCGAGAGTGTCGAACTCCGGTTTGAGGCTCTTGGATGGCATGTTATCTGGGTCAAGAATGGTAATACAGGTTATGATGAAATTCGTGCTGCCATCAAGGAAGCAAAGGCTGTAAAAGACAAGCCTACCTTGATCAAG GTTACCACAACAATTGGTTATGGATCCCCCAACAAGGCAAACTCATACAGTGTACATGGCAGTGCGTTGGGTGCCAAGGAAGTAGAGGCCACTAGGCAGAACCTTGGATGGCCTTATGAGCCTTTCCATGTTCCTGAGGATGTCAAGAA ACACTGGAGCCGCCATGTTCCTGTGGGTGCTGCTTATGAAGCTGAATGGAATGCCAAATTTGCtgaatatgaaaaaaaatatcCAGAAGAAGCTGCTGAGTTGAAGTCCCTCATAACTGGTGAATTGCCAGCTGGATGGGAGAAAGCGCTTCCT GCATACACTCCTGAGAGCCCAGCTGATGCCACCAGAAACCTGTCTCAGCAAAATCTTAATGCCCTTGTTAAGGTTCTCCCTGGTCTGCTTGGTGGGAGTGCTGATCTTGCCTCCTCTAACATGACCCTTCTTAAAATGTATGGTGACTTCCAAACGAAGACACCAGAAGAACGTAATGTTAGGTTTGGTGTACGTGAGCATGGTATGGGATCCATCTGTAATGGGATTGCTCTCCACAGCCCTGGCCTACTTCCCTACTGTGCAACTTTCTTTGTGTTCACTGACTACATGAGAGCTGCCATTAGGATATCTGCCTTGTCTGAGGCCGGTGTTATCTACGTGATGACTCATGATTCAATTGGGCTGGGAGAAGATGGACCCACCCATCAGCCAATTGAGCACTTGGCAAGTTTTCGGGCAATGCCTAATATTTTGATGTTGCGTCCAGCTGATGGCAATGAGACAGCTGGTTCTTACAAGGTAGCTGTCCTCAATAGGAAGAGACCATCAATCCTTGCTCTCTCAaggcaaaagttgccccaactTGCTGGAACTTCTATTGAAGGAGTGGCAAAGGGTGGCTACATTATATCAGACAACTCTTCAGGCAACAAGCCTGATGTGATCTTGATTGGAACTGGTTCAGAGTTGGAAATTGCAGCCAAAGCTGCTGATGAACTAAGAAAGGAAGGGAAGGCCGTCAGAGTTGTCTCTCTTGTTTCATGGGAGCTTTTTGATGAGCAATCAGCTGAGTACAAGGAAAGTGTCTTTCCAGCGGCTGTAACAGCTAGGGTTAGCATCGAGGCTGGATCAACATTCGGATGGGAAAAGATTGTTGGACCTAAAGGAAAAGCAATCGGAATTGACCGATTTGGTGCTAGTGCTCCTGCAGGAAAAATATACAAGGAGCTTGGCATTACAGCAGAGGCTGTTGTAGCTGCAGCGAAAAGTGTTTCTTAG
- the LOC113755126 gene encoding pentatricopeptide repeat-containing protein At2g37230-like translates to MAYLSASKPSHFHPRNLSNVSTPLSLKSLFFFCSSPGSNPDQGTAPISPTESTGPETRNVDPAATPSRSPRGKHRRLQKNPEKLEDIICRMMANRAWTTRLQNSIRNLVPSFDHELVYNVLHGAKNSEHALQFFRWVERAGLFQHTRETHLKIIEILGRASKLNHARCILLDLPQKGVEWDEDMWVLLIESYGSAGIVQESVQLFQKMEELGVQRTIKTYDALFKVIMRRGRYGMAKRYFNKMLKEGIEPTRHTYNLMIWGFFLSSKVESAVRFFEEMKSREISPDVVTYNTMINGYCRVKNMEEAEKYFVEMKGRNLEPSVITYTTLIKGFVSAGGVDNALRFLEEMKKFGIKPNAITYSTLLPGLCDADKMSEADKILKEMVERHIAPNDDSIFTRLLSGQCKAGHLDAAADVLKAMIRLSIPTDAGHYGILIENFCKAGAYQRAVQLLDKLIEKEIILRPQTTLQMEPSAYNPVIEHLCNNGQTRKAELLLRQLMKMGVQDPVAFNNLIRGHSKEGTPESASELLTIMVRRKVVSEASAHVSLIESYLTKDEPADAKSALDTMIENGHLPDSSLYRSVMESLFADGRVQTASRVMMTMLEKGVKEHMDLIAKILEALLLRGHVEEALGRIELLMQNGLAPNFDNLLSILCEKGKTIAALKLLDHCLQRDYSVDFSSYDKVLDGLLAAGKTLNAYSILCKITEKGGVTDKNSYEDLIKTLNAEGNTKQADILSRMIMASDSKKGKKQAAMA, encoded by the coding sequence ATGGCGTATCTTTCAGCTTCGAAACCATCTCATTTCCATCCCAGAAACCTCTCAAATGTCTCCACCCCACTTTCGCTAAAAtccctcttcttcttctgctcATCCCCAGGTAGTAACCCAGATCAGGGAACAGCGCCCATTTCACCAACTGAATCCACTGGGCCAGAAACACGGAATGTTGATCCTGCGGCAACGCCATCCAGAAGCCCAAGAGGTAAGCATCGTCGTCTTCAGaaaaacccagaaaaattaGAAGATATTATCTGTAGAATGATGGCTAATCGTGCTTGGACTACCCGTTTACAGAATTCTATTCGCAATTTGGTTCCTAGCTTTGATCATGAACTTGTTTATAATGTACTTCATGGTGCGAAAAACTCTGAGCACGCGCTCCAGTTCTTCAGATGGGTGGAAAGGGCTGGACTTTTTCAGCATACTAGAGAAACCCATTTGAAAATTATTGAGATTTTAGGCCGAGCTTCGAAGCTCAATCACGCCAGGTGTATTCTGTTGGATCTGCCACAAAAGGGGGTCGAGTGGGATGAGGATATGTGGGTTCTGTTGATTGAGAGCTATGGTAGCGCGGGCATTGTGCAGGAGAGTGTGCAGCTGTTTCAAAAAATGGAGGAGTTGGGGGTTCAGAGGACGATAAAAACGTATGATGCTTTGTTTAAGGTTATAATGCGCAGAGGGCGGTATGGGATGGCCAAGAGGTACTTTAATAAGATGTTGAAGGAGGGGATTGAGCCCACAAGGCATACCTATAACCTTATGATTTGggggtttttcctttcttcgAAAGTGGAAAGTGCGGTAAGGTTCTTTGAGGAGATGAAAAGTAGGGAAATTTCACCTGATGTTGTCACTTATAATACCATGATCAATGGGTATTGTCGTGTTAAAAACATGGAGGAGGCTGAGAAGTATTTCGTGGAGATGAAGGGGAGGAATTTAGAGCCATCAGTGATAACTTACACGACTTTGATTAAGGGTTTTGTTTCTGCTGGGGGAGTTGACAATGCATTGAGATTtctggaagaaatgaagaaatttgggATTAAGCCAAATGCTATTACGTACTCAACCTTGTTGCCAGGGCTGTGTGATGCAGACAAGATGTCCGAAGCTGATAAGATTTTGAAGGAGATGGTCGAAAGACATATTGCTCCAAATGATGACTCAATCTTCACGAGACTGTTGTCTGGACAGTGCAAGGCAGGTCATTTGGATGCGGCTGCTGATGTGCTCAAAGCAATGATTCGCTTGAGTATTCCAACAGACGCTGGGCATTATGGTATCCTGATAGAGAATTTCTGTAAGGCTGGTGCGTATCAACGAGCTGTTCAATTGTTGGATAAGCTTATAGAGAAGGAAATCATCTTAAGACCACAGACTACTTTGCAAATGGAGCCTAGTGCTTACAATCCAGTCATTGAGCATCTATGCAACAATGGACAGACAAGAAAAGCTGAGTTGCTTTTGCGACAGTTGATGAAAATGGGTGTCCAGGATCCAGTTGCCTTCAACAATCTGATTCGTGGCCATTCAAAAGAAGGTACTCCTGAGTCAGCTTCTGAACTTTTGACAATCATGGTTAGGAGGAAGGTTGTTTCAGAAGCAAGTGCTCACGTATCACTTATCGAAAGTTACTTGACCAAGGATGAGCCTGCTGATGCTAAGTCAGCTTTGGATACTATGATTGAGAATGGTCATCTGCCAGACTCGTCTCTATATAGGTCAGTGATGGAGAGCTTGTTTGCAGATGGAAGGGTTCAAACAGCAAGCAGGGTGATGATGACTATGCTGGAGAAGGGTGTGAAAGAGCACATGGATTTGATTGCTAAAATCTTGGAGGCTCTCCTTCTGAGGGGCCATGTAGAGGAAGCCCTGGGAAGAATTGAATTGCTTATGCAAAATGGACTTGCACCTAACTTTGATAATCTTCTGTCCATTCTCTGTGAGAAAGGGAAGACAATTGCTGCTTTGAAGTTGTTAGATCATTGTTTACAGAGAGATTATAGTGTTGACTTCTCCAGCTATGATAAAGTTTTGGATGGCCTTTTAGCTGCTGGAAAAACTCTTAATGCATATTCAATTCTGTGCAAGATAACGGAGAAAGGAGGAGTTACAGACAAAAATAGCTATGAAGACTTAATCAAGACCCTTAATGCAGAGGGAAACACTAAGCAAGCAGATATTCTTTCAAGAATGATCATGGCCTCCGAtagcaagaaaggaaagaaacaagCGGCTATGGCATAG